The window GCCTCGCAGACGCATTCGCCAAAGCATGGCGAGGAGTTCCTGGGTCTTGCCGAGGGCAAAGACGGGGATCGTCACGCTGCCTCCGCGGTCGAAGGCCTCGCGGATGGAGCGGGCGAGACGTTCTTCCTCCTTCGCGCGGGTAAAGCCGATCGGCGTCGGTGAGTCGCCACGCGTGGTTTCCATGATGAGCGTATCCACGCCGCTCTCGGGGAAGTCTGCTCCCTGGATGAGCGTCTGGTTGTCGAAATTGACGTCGCCCGTGTAAAAAACCTTCTTCCCATCGCAGCGAATCAGCACTCCGGCTGCACCGAGGATATGGCCGGAGTTGTAAAACTCGATGGTCGGGTTGTCCTTGTCCGTGGCTCGCTCTCCAGTGAGCGTGTAACGCTGGTTGGGCTTGCAGGGGACCCACTGCTGGCGGGAGAACTCGACACCCCGGTGGGTGAAGAGCGGGTACTCGGTCAGGTTGTGCTCCTCGCGCTGGCGGAGCATGACATTCACCGAGTTGTGCAGCATCACATCGGCGATTTTTGCCGTGGATTCCGTCATCAGGACGCGAGCCTGGGGTTCCCGGCGGGTCAGGAACGGGAGCGAGCCGAGGTGATCCTGGTGAGCATGCGAGACGATGATGGTCTGCACGGAACCGGCTGGCACCTGGGAATAATCCGGAGTAGCGCTCAGGCCCTCGTCCTTGGGGTGCAGTCCGGCGTCGATAATCACGGACTGGCCTTTGATCTTTAAAAGATAGGAGTTTGCACCGATTTCGACGCGTCGCGTGAGGTTGATCAACTCCATAAACAACGGTATGCAGGGAAACGCCCGGCTGGAAAAGAAATTCTCGCCTATCGAAACTTTCGATCTCGTGCTTTGTTCAATCTGCTGACATGCCCGCGACGAAATCCAGCGATGCTTGGACCCCCTTGCTAGCGGCTCATCTGCTGAGCCGGGCAGGCTTTGGGGGATCGCCTGAGAGTATTTCCTCCCTTCACGGCATGGGCCGCACGGCTGCTGTGGAGTACCTGCTGGCCGGGGACGAGGACACGGATATTTTTCCTCCCCCCGAGCTCACGCCGGTGGCCGAGGCCTATTGGGCGTTTCGCCAGGCAAACATGATGGCGGAGGGAGAGGAGAAGCGCGAACTCTTGGGAGAGCTCCGTCGCGCTCAGGACGAGCAGCTTCGCGCTGTACGGGCCTGGTGGCTTCAGCGCATGCGCTACACCCGGTATCCCCTGCGGGAAAAGATGACGCTTTTCTGGCATGGGCACTTTGCCACCAGCTTTGATAAGGTAAACAGCGCCAATCTGATGTATCAGCAGAACGAGACGTTCCGCACGCATGCGCTGGGAAACTTCAATTCGCTGACCAAGGACATTTCCCGCGATCCCGCGATGATGAGGTATCTTGACCTCAACCGGAGCGAGGCCAAGCGGCCCAACGAGAATTTCGCGCGGGAGTTGATGGAGCTTTTCACTCTGGGCGAGGGGGTGCGATACACGGAGACTGATGTGCGCGAGGCCGCCCGTGCTCTTACGGGCTACCGGATGACCCCGGCCTCAGGTGCCTTTCGCTATCAACCCAAGGCTGCCGATCAAACCGAGAAGACCTTCCTGGGACGGACCGGCAACTGGAATGGCGATGACGTCATCGACATCATCTGCGAGCAACCCGAGTGCGCAGCCTTCATCTCTCGAAAAATCTGGGTTTACCTCGCCGGTACGGAACCCGGGCCGGACCTGCATGCCCGGCTGACACGGCATTTCCAGGATTCCCGATACGAGATCAAGCCGCTGTTGCGGGAGATCCTGCTCAGCCCGGAGTTCTATTCCCCCCAGGTCGTGCGTCGTCAGGTGAAAAGCCCGGTGCAGTGGCTCGTGCAGATTTCCCATTCCCTGGAGGCGCCGCTGCCTCCGCCGAATGCCTGCGAGTTCATCCTTCGCTCCATGGGGCAGGTGCTTTTTGCTCCGCCGAATGTGAAGGGATGGGCCGGGGGGCGCAGCTGGATCAACGGGTCCACCTATCTGTTGCGCTGCAACCTCGCCGGAACCATCGTCGGAGCGGACGACAAGCCGCTGGATAAATCCCGCGATGCCATCCCGGTCGAGTGGGACCGTATCGCTCCCGCCGGGTTGAGGGGGAATCCCGAGGCCATGTGCGATGCCTTTGCTTTTCGCTTTCTTAATGTCCCGCTGGAGCCGACGGACCGCCAGAAGGTGGTCGCCTTCCTCGCCAAGCGCGGACCCGAAATTAACGATGCCACGGTCAAAGACTGTGTGCATCTCATCATGAGCACCCCGGAGTTCCAACTCACATGAGCGACGAACAGACATTACGCACTCGCAGGCAATTCCTCCGCACCGGCGTATTGGGCGGTGCCATGGCCTGGACGCTTCCCGCCTTCATTGAAAAGACCTTCTTTGCCCTCGATGCGGCGGCGGCGGATTCCGCCTTGCAGGTGGCGACGGGCAAGGACAGCCCCATCCTCGTCATTCTTCAGATGGCGGGCGGCAATGACGGTCTGAACATGGTCGTGCCCTATGGAGATGATGCGTATTACCGCGCCCGCCCCAAGATCGGTCTCGCCGCAGGCAATGTGCTCAAGGTCGACGACCATATCGGGTTGCACCCCAGGCTGAAGACCCTGCGCGGGTTTTATGACGAGGGCCGTCTCGGCGTCATCCAGGGCGTCGGATATCCCAATCCCAATCGCTCCCATTTTCGCTCGACCGACATCTGGCAGACGGCGACCGACTCAAACAAATTTGCCAACAAAGGCTGGCTGGCGAATTACTTCGACTCCTGCTGCAAGGGCGAAGACCCCGTCGTCGGGGTGTCGATCGGCTCGGAAACGCCGCTTTCATTCTCCGGCAGTGCTGGTGCGGGGATCACGCTCTCCCGGCCCGACCAGTTTCGCTTTATTTCCAACGATCCGGCGGCTGGGGAGGCCTTTGCCGATATGACGAGTTTATCGGACAATACAGGCGGCTCGGTCCAGTCGCTATCCGGGGACAAGGCGCAGGGCGATGGCAATACACTGGATTTTGTGAGGCGTACCGCTTTGGACGCCCGCATCAGTTCGGATCGCATCCTTGAGATCACCCGCAAGTCCAAGGCGCCCGTCTCGTATCCCGGAGGGCGGCTTGCGACAGATCTGAACCTCGTGGCCCGGCTTATCGCCGGAGGGCTGCCCACGCGGGTTTACTATGTCTCCCAAGGCGGGTACGACACGCACAGCGGGCAGCTGGGTTCCCACGATCGGCTGCTCGGCGAACTGGACTCCTCTCTGGGTGCTTTCGTTGCCGACCTCAAGGCCCAGGGGAATCTCGATCGCGTGACGATCATGACTTTTAGCGAGTTCGGCCGCCGCGTGGCGGAAAATGCCAGCGGGGGAACCGACCACGGGGCGGCCGCTCCGATGTTTGTCCTGGGCGGAAAGGTGAAGGCAGGCTTGCATGGCACACAGCCGAGCCTCACTGAGCTCGGCGATGGGGACCTGATCTACACGGTTGATTTCCGCAGCGTCTACGCGACGATGCTCGACAAGTGGCTCCACGCTCCCAGCGAGGCTGTGCTCGGGCGGAAGTTCCCGTCGCTGGGCTTTGTGTAGCGGCTAGCGCTGCCAGCCGGGCTTGTTGTCAAAGACCCAGCGGTAGTAGTCCGTCCGCTGGAGTCTTGAAGCGGCGGCCTCGTCGATCACGATCTTGGCCGTCGGATGAAACTGCAGCACAGATGCCGGCACGTTGGCAGTCACTGGTCCCTCGACCGAGGCGGCAATGGCGTCGGCCTTGCCCTGACCGAAGGCGAGGAGAAAGATCTCCCGTGCCTCCATGATAGTGCCGACCCCCATGGTGAGGACGTGGTGGGGGACTTCCTCCGGGCTGGAGAAAAAGCGGGCATTGTCCTCCCGGGTGCGGGGGGTAAGTGTCTTCAGCCGCGTTCGCGATGAGAGCGAGGAGGAGGGTTCATTGAATCCGATATGGCCGTCTCCCCCGATGCCGAGGAGCTGAAGGTCGATGCCGTTGTAGGCTCTGATCTTGGCTTCGTAATCCGCGCAGGCGGCGGACACGTCGGAGGCCTGCCCGCTGGGAATGAAGGTGCGCCCGGGGTTGAAATTCACATGCTGGAAGAGATTTTCCTGCATGAAATGGTGATAGGATGCCGGATGCTCCGGGGCCAGTCCCAGGTATTCGTCGAGATTGAAGGCTGCGGCGTGGGAAAAGTCTGCTTCACCGCGTTGGTGGAGCTGGATCAGCTCGCGGTAGACGCCGACGGGGGTGCTTCCGGTCGCGAGACCGAGCACGGCGGCAGGTTTGGCAGAGAGGAGGGAGGCGATGCGACCGGCGACATAGCGGCAGGCAGCCTCGGGGGTGGGTTGAATGATGATTTCCACGATTACAGAGAGAGGGCGTGGCCGAGCTTGGTGCGGATGTCGGCGCGTAACCGGTCCACAAAGCCGAGGGTGAACTCCAGCGGATCGAGTGAGTCGTCCGTGATAAGCGGGGTGAGGTCGAGCGCGAGCGAAGCGCGGGAGACCGCATCGGCGGCGTGGGAATTGCCAAAGGTGGCATTGGCGCAAAGCCGGCCCACCGTGGCGAGATCGTAGCGTTTTCCGCCCGCGATCTGGGAGTCAAAGATCCCGGCCAGGGCGGAGAAAAGATGCTCGCGCTGGCTGACATCGAGAATGGTCTTTTCGGAGTCGATGACCCAGTCGAGTCCACGCCAGCCCTCGTAGCCGAGCAGCTGCCGGGGGCGTTTTGCCATCGGGAGGCTGCGCAGGGCCTTGAGCGTGGCGCTGAAGACCGCCAGGTGCGTCTCGTGTTTGTCGGCGGGATTGTGGGTGTAGACGACTTCCGGGCGAAGCTCGGATACCAGCTTCGCAAGATCACTGGCGAGCAGGGCATTGTCCGCTGATTTCAGCTGCTGGGAACTAAAGTCCAGCTGGGCAAGGAGACGATATTCGCCCGTCACGGCGGCGGCCCGTTGCTCGCGCTGGCGGATGGTGCGCATTTCCTGATCCGAGACCTGGCCGTATGGGCCCGTGCGGGAGCTGCCGGCGCCATCCGTGCAGATCACCCCGGCGAAGGCGCGCCCCGGGACATGGTAGCAGGTCAGGATGCCGTGAAACGCATTGAACTCGAGGTCGTCCTGATGAGCCCCGATCCCGAGGTGGGAAACTCCTTCGGCGAGTACGGCTTCGAGTGGTTTGCCGTCGGGAATGAAGAGATCAGCGTCAGGTTGCGAGAGGGTCAGGGCCATGCGAGGAGAGCGGCGAATCGTTTGCCGGAGTCTGTCAGGCGGGGCGAGGCGCCCGGCACGCCGGTGATCAGTCCCTTGGTGGTGTAGGTATAGGCATCGCCGGTATCCTTTACCCACAAGGCAACGGGACCTTGGAGAGGCTGGTTGAGCGCCTCGACGCGAATTGGCACGCCGTGGCGGGTGAAGGTGATGGCCCACGCCTGGGGATTGGCTGGCTGGCCGGCAGCGAGCCAGGGGTAATTCCTGATCAAGTCGAACGTCGGCCTGGCAGGAATCCCGATCTTGAAAGCCGGTTCCTGGTTCGCGACGTGGCTGCGGATATCGAGATTTTCATTCTGCTGCGAGGCGATAAGTACCTTCGCCGGGTCCATGCCTACGAGGTTCAGTCCGTTGTAGAGTCCGTGTTTATTGGGACTGCCCGGGAAATTCGTGGCATGCCAGCTGTCGAAATTCCGGCTTAGGAGCATGCACACCTCGAAATGAACGTGCGCTCTCGGCCGATCGATGCCTGCTCCGGTAAATCCCATCTGGCCAATCGTTTGACCCTGGCCGACCGCCTGCCCCGGTTCCACTGCGATCGTCGAGAGGTGAGCGTAAAGGGTGTAAAACGGAGAGCCGCCCCATTGATGCTCGATCACGACATAGCGACCGTAGTTGGAGGCGCCTGCCTCGCGACTCACATGCACCACCTTGCCAGCGGCAGCGGCCTTCACAGGATCGAGCGGATTTCCCGCCGCGTCGCGGGTGAGGGGCTTGATGTCGATGCCCTCATGGATCTGCGCGTAGAGTACCTTGCTGCCGACGCGCACCGGGCCGCGGACGTAGCCAAATTGCCCGCCCTGCCAGGGCTGGCTCTTTTCACCCTCGAAATCGCGGTTCACGTACATGAAGAAATCCTGCGGCCGACCATCGAGGATGGCGTGGTTGGCCGTGGGGAAATCAATGAGCGGGGCTGCGCCGAGCGACAAGCTGGTCGCAAGCAGCAGGAGACCGGCAAATCCTCTGGTCATTGGCTGATGACCTTCTGGTTCTTCTTCTTGGCCTCTTCCTTCGCCTCGGCTGCCTTCTGCCGCTCGGATTCCTTCAGGATCGTCATCGCATTCTTTTTCTGCGTGGCGAATTCCTTTTCCTTCCCGATGATCGGGAACTTTGTCTGCAACTGCGTGATTTCCAGCGGGGAGAAGCCCGTGGGAACCATGAGCAGGCCGTCCTTGATTTTCTTGTCCACCTGCATCGCGGGACCGACACGTCCATTGATCAGGACCACGTCGAGGGTATCGCGGGATGCGGTGGTGTGTTGCTCGAGCTTATTGGTCCCGTTGGCATCGAGTTGGAAATACGCGCCGATCGAGCCGGAGTTGTCCTGCGCGGGGAAGGGATAGAACGCCACCACGTCCTTTTCGGAGATGATGGGGACTTTCTCGATGAATATTTTCTTCTGCGGGTTGAAGAGCTGGATTTCCGCGACAAAAGAATCCCCGCCCTTGGAGTTGCCTTCCGCGTGGAGGCGTACCGTGACGAGGTATTTATCAGCTGCGATGAGAGGACTCAGGGAGAGTAGGAGGAGGCACAGGATGCGGCCCATGTCGGGATCATAATTCTGAACTCGGGATTTGCAACACGCGCGGCCCTACAGTAGCAAGAGACTCCTGATGAAACGCCGTTACCTCGCTCTGATTGCCATCCTGCCCCTGGCCGCCCAGGCTCAGGAACTCAATCCGGCTGCGGACAAGGTGGCTGCAGAGCAGGCTGCGGCGGCTTTTGCAGTCCGTCCGATCGATGAAAGCAGTCCGTTCTTCGTTCAGCGCGAGCGGGCCAAGTTTGACCTCAGCCAGGCTGGCCAGGCCCGGACGGCTGATGCCAATGTCGCCGTCTATCCCAAGGTGAAAAACAGTGAAAATGCCGCCTCCACCATGGTGACGCGCTTTTTCACCGACATGTTTTCCTCGATCCACATCGGCCGGCTGCGCCAGGAGCCAACGACTGAGACGCTGACGATCGAGCCTAAAAGCTTTTCCGTCGGTGACCGCCGCGAGCTGGATACCACCTACGTCGTGCGTAACAACACGAACAAGCTCTTGCGCCTTGATTTCACGACCAGCCAGCGCATTGAGATCATCACCCGCGACGCTTCAGGCAATGTGATCGACAAATGGTCCGATGACCGTGCTTTCAAGCCCCAGGAGGGCATCATCATCATCAACCCCAAGGAACGCATCCAGTATAACGAGACTGTTCCGACGCGTGATATGAAGCCTGCGGAGCCCTACACGATCCAGGCGGATGTCGTCGGCTATCCCGACTACTCGGCCAATAAGGTCGTAACGCCCTCGCCCTAGACGCGATTTCCTCTTGACGTTGCTGGAAAATCGGCAATTTTGCCTCCCCTTACCCGCGTGTAAATATTTGTTGCCAAAGCGACAGACGAACACTACGCCTACCTACCAACTAAACATCTGCCATGTCCGAAAAATCCATTGAAGAAAAAGTAAAAGACATCATCGTCGAGCAGCTGGGAGTGAATCCCGAGCAGGTTACCCCGAGCGCCTCGTTCATCGAAGACCTCGGTGCGGACTCCCTCGATACCGTCGAGCTCGTGATGGCTTTTGAGGAAGAGTTTGGCGTTGAAGTGCCGGACGAGGACGCTGAGAAGCTCCAGAGCGTCGGCGACGTCATCAAGTACATCGAAGAGCGCAGCCAGAAATAACGCGCGTCATTCGTTTGTCGATTGACCTTTTGCGTCCCGAGCGCCTCGGCGTTTCGGGACGTTTTTTTTCCGGGCGACGCTTCTTCGTCCGGCTAGATTGAGCAGTTACCTATGGCCGGACTCGTCATTCGTCCCCGCGCCCGCATCTTGCATGGCCACGACTGGGTTTACTCCAGCGAGGTCCTCAAGGTATTTGGCAATCCCGTCGATGGAGATGTGATCTCGATCAAGGATGGCCGGGACAAGCTTCTTGGCACTGCCATCTACAACTCGAAGTCCCAAATTGTCGCGCGGCGCTACTCCCGTCGCCGCCAGGACCTCGATCTCGATTTTTTTGTGCGTCGCATCACCCAGGCCATTGAGTGGCGGGTGAATGCCGGTTGCGATCCCACGCTCAGCCGTATCGTCTGGAGTGAAGCCGATGGCCTGCCTGGTGTGGTGGCCGACCGATACGGGGATGTGATCGTCCTTCAGACGCTTACGCTGGGCATGGACCAGCGCAAGGACCTCATCGTGCAGGCGCTCGCTCAATTGCCCGGCGTTGCGACCATCATTGAGCGCAATGACGCGCCGATCCGCTCCGCCGAGGGGATGGAACTCGTCACCAGCGTGCTTTTTGGCCAAGACCCAGGCGACCGGGAGATCACTCTGCGCGGGATCCGTTTCGGGGCGAATTTCCTCCACGGCCAGAAAACCGGACTCTATCTCGATCAGGCTGACAACTACGCTGCGGTGGCCCGGCTGGCGCAGGGGAAGCGTGTGCTGGATTGTTTTTCCAACCAGGGTGGTTTTGCTCTCGCCTGTGCTCTCAATGGGGCAGCAGCCGTCACCGCCGTGGAGAGCGGGGCGGAAAGCGCCCGCCGCCTGCGGGAAAACACCGATCGCAATGGAGTGACCGTTCAAACGCTGGAAGCCGACGTCTTTGAAATTCTCAAGGATGCCGAGCGCGCTGGCAGTCAATACGACCTGATCATTCTCGATCCGCCGTCCTTCACCAAGGCGCGGGCAAAGATCAAGGATGCCATCCGCGGTTACCACGAGCTGCACCTGCGTGCCGCCCGGTTGCTCGCGCCTCATGGTCTGCTGGCCACGTTCTCCTGCTCTCACCATGTGTCTGCCGAGGAGTTTGAGTCCACCGTCGCGAGCGGTCTGGGTGACGCCCGGCGATCTGCCCGGGTGCTGGCCCGGCTGGGACAGGCCACGGATCACCCTGTTGTGCTTCATCTGCCGGAGACCCACTACCTGAAGGGGCTCATCGTGCAATTGATGCCCGGCAGGTAGTTGTTTCTGCTGGAATTTTCTCCGCATCGCCGTACTAGTGGTGCAAGCGTAAGCATTTATCTCATGCCATCGGATTTTACCAAGGACCCGGACCCTTACCTGGAACTGCAGGAATCACCGGAGGACCTGGGCGATGAGGTCCAGAAAACCAATACAGAACTCGAGAAGCTCAAGAGGCAGCTCGAGGACATCGAGAAGCAGAAGCAGCGCCTCGAGGAGCTGAAGCGACGTCAGGACGAGCTGGAAAACGGTCGCATCGACATGACCGACAAGCTCACGCGCTCCCTCGTGACCGTGCAGCGCGAAATCGAGGAATCCCAGAAGCGTCTCGAGCAGCTGAACCAGATTTTCAACTCCTTCACCCAGCATCTTCGGTACATCGAAGGCATCAATGCCAAGTCTTGGGGCACCAATGAACTGCCCAAGGAATTGAGCAAGGCATTGAGCGCCGTCGAGGACGCCCGTGCCGACTACGCCAAGGCGCTTCCCAAGATCACGCCCGACCTGCCGGTCGAGGCCGCCCCGGCCGCTGCCGGCTATGAGGCCGAGTACGGCTATGCCGAGGAG of the Terrimicrobium sacchariphilum genome contains:
- a CDS encoding coiled-coil domain-containing protein, translated to MPSDFTKDPDPYLELQESPEDLGDEVQKTNTELEKLKRQLEDIEKQKQRLEELKRRQDELENGRIDMTDKLTRSLVTVQREIEESQKRLEQLNQIFNSFTQHLRYIEGINAKSWGTNELPKELSKALSAVEDARADYAKALPKITPDLPVEAAPAAAGYEAEYGYAEERGFVYWLKSGVAFTLPLWVLGIVGLLVWIWSISTGTH
- a CDS encoding class I SAM-dependent rRNA methyltransferase translates to MAGLVIRPRARILHGHDWVYSSEVLKVFGNPVDGDVISIKDGRDKLLGTAIYNSKSQIVARRYSRRRQDLDLDFFVRRITQAIEWRVNAGCDPTLSRIVWSEADGLPGVVADRYGDVIVLQTLTLGMDQRKDLIVQALAQLPGVATIIERNDAPIRSAEGMELVTSVLFGQDPGDREITLRGIRFGANFLHGQKTGLYLDQADNYAAVARLAQGKRVLDCFSNQGGFALACALNGAAAVTAVESGAESARRLRENTDRNGVTVQTLEADVFEILKDAERAGSQYDLIILDPPSFTKARAKIKDAIRGYHELHLRAARLLAPHGLLATFSCSHHVSAEEFESTVASGLGDARRSARVLARLGQATDHPVVLHLPETHYLKGLIVQLMPGR
- a CDS encoding BsuPI-related putative proteinase inhibitor, whose product is MKRRYLALIAILPLAAQAQELNPAADKVAAEQAAAAFAVRPIDESSPFFVQRERAKFDLSQAGQARTADANVAVYPKVKNSENAASTMVTRFFTDMFSSIHIGRLRQEPTTETLTIEPKSFSVGDRRELDTTYVVRNNTNKLLRLDFTTSQRIEIITRDASGNVIDKWSDDRAFKPQEGIIIINPKERIQYNETVPTRDMKPAEPYTIQADVVGYPDYSANKVVTPSP
- a CDS encoding DUF1800 domain-containing protein; translated protein: MPATKSSDAWTPLLAAHLLSRAGFGGSPESISSLHGMGRTAAVEYLLAGDEDTDIFPPPELTPVAEAYWAFRQANMMAEGEEKRELLGELRRAQDEQLRAVRAWWLQRMRYTRYPLREKMTLFWHGHFATSFDKVNSANLMYQQNETFRTHALGNFNSLTKDISRDPAMMRYLDLNRSEAKRPNENFARELMELFTLGEGVRYTETDVREAARALTGYRMTPASGAFRYQPKAADQTEKTFLGRTGNWNGDDVIDIICEQPECAAFISRKIWVYLAGTEPGPDLHARLTRHFQDSRYEIKPLLREILLSPEFYSPQVVRRQVKSPVQWLVQISHSLEAPLPPPNACEFILRSMGQVLFAPPNVKGWAGGRSWINGSTYLLRCNLAGTIVGADDKPLDKSRDAIPVEWDRIAPAGLRGNPEAMCDAFAFRFLNVPLEPTDRQKVVAFLAKRGPEINDATVKDCVHLIMSTPEFQLT
- a CDS encoding acyl carrier protein codes for the protein MSEKSIEEKVKDIIVEQLGVNPEQVTPSASFIEDLGADSLDTVELVMAFEEEFGVEVPDEDAEKLQSVGDVIKYIEERSQK
- a CDS encoding PIG-L deacetylase family protein, whose amino-acid sequence is MALTLSQPDADLFIPDGKPLEAVLAEGVSHLGIGAHQDDLEFNAFHGILTCYHVPGRAFAGVICTDGAGSSRTGPYGQVSDQEMRTIRQREQRAAAVTGEYRLLAQLDFSSQQLKSADNALLASDLAKLVSELRPEVVYTHNPADKHETHLAVFSATLKALRSLPMAKRPRQLLGYEGWRGLDWVIDSEKTILDVSQREHLFSALAGIFDSQIAGGKRYDLATVGRLCANATFGNSHAADAVSRASLALDLTPLITDDSLDPLEFTLGFVDRLRADIRTKLGHALSL
- the nagB gene encoding glucosamine-6-phosphate deaminase, which translates into the protein MEIIIQPTPEAACRYVAGRIASLLSAKPAAVLGLATGSTPVGVYRELIQLHQRGEADFSHAAAFNLDEYLGLAPEHPASYHHFMQENLFQHVNFNPGRTFIPSGQASDVSAACADYEAKIRAYNGIDLQLLGIGGDGHIGFNEPSSSLSSRTRLKTLTPRTREDNARFFSSPEEVPHHVLTMGVGTIMEAREIFLLAFGQGKADAIAASVEGPVTANVPASVLQFHPTAKIVIDEAAASRLQRTDYYRWVFDNKPGWQR
- a CDS encoding MBL fold metallo-hydrolase, encoding MELINLTRRVEIGANSYLLKIKGQSVIIDAGLHPKDEGLSATPDYSQVPAGSVQTIIVSHAHQDHLGSLPFLTRREPQARVLMTESTAKIADVMLHNSVNVMLRQREEHNLTEYPLFTHRGVEFSRQQWVPCKPNQRYTLTGERATDKDNPTIEFYNSGHILGAAGVLIRCDGKKVFYTGDVNFDNQTLIQGADFPESGVDTLIMETTRGDSPTPIGFTRAKEEERLARSIREAFDRGGSVTIPVFALGKTQELLAMLWRMRLRGLLAPVPIYIGGLSTKLTNIYDALSHDPQRAHPELQLLQEMAPYVLSGNEVFTIAPRKKCIFALSSGMMTENTLSNLFCRRILGDPNQSLFFVGYSDPESPAGRIRSANPGDEVVLDSKQPPIKLQCNIQEFNFSAHASRETLLNYAVGLRPKKIVLVHGDRSAIEWFELKIYKELPETEVLIPEPGKKISL
- a CDS encoding DUF1501 domain-containing protein, whose product is MSDEQTLRTRRQFLRTGVLGGAMAWTLPAFIEKTFFALDAAAADSALQVATGKDSPILVILQMAGGNDGLNMVVPYGDDAYYRARPKIGLAAGNVLKVDDHIGLHPRLKTLRGFYDEGRLGVIQGVGYPNPNRSHFRSTDIWQTATDSNKFANKGWLANYFDSCCKGEDPVVGVSIGSETPLSFSGSAGAGITLSRPDQFRFISNDPAAGEAFADMTSLSDNTGGSVQSLSGDKAQGDGNTLDFVRRTALDARISSDRILEITRKSKAPVSYPGGRLATDLNLVARLIAGGLPTRVYYVSQGGYDTHSGQLGSHDRLLGELDSSLGAFVADLKAQGNLDRVTIMTFSEFGRRVAENASGGTDHGAAAPMFVLGGKVKAGLHGTQPSLTELGDGDLIYTVDFRSVYATMLDKWLHAPSEAVLGRKFPSLGFV
- a CDS encoding M23 family metallopeptidase, with product MTRGFAGLLLLATSLSLGAAPLIDFPTANHAILDGRPQDFFMYVNRDFEGEKSQPWQGGQFGYVRGPVRVGSKVLYAQIHEGIDIKPLTRDAAGNPLDPVKAAAAGKVVHVSREAGASNYGRYVVIEHQWGGSPFYTLYAHLSTIAVEPGQAVGQGQTIGQMGFTGAGIDRPRAHVHFEVCMLLSRNFDSWHATNFPGSPNKHGLYNGLNLVGMDPAKVLIASQQNENLDIRSHVANQEPAFKIGIPARPTFDLIRNYPWLAAGQPANPQAWAITFTRHGVPIRVEALNQPLQGPVALWVKDTGDAYTYTTKGLITGVPGASPRLTDSGKRFAALLAWP